A genome region from Mercenaria mercenaria strain notata chromosome 11, MADL_Memer_1, whole genome shotgun sequence includes the following:
- the LOC123530996 gene encoding putative uncharacterized protein FLJ46204 has translation MSAFLSERRSAPSHDLSHCHLVKPTHDLSHCHLDTPSHDLSHCHLDTPSHDLSHCHLDTPSHDLSHCHLATPSHDLSHCHLATPSHNLSHCHLDTPSHDHSHCHLDTPSHDLSHCHLDTPSHDLSHCHLDTPSHDLSHCQLDKIERRSAPSHDFSHCHIDNTRSQSLSP, from the coding sequence CAGTCATTGTCACCTTGTTAAACCAACTCACGATCTCAGTCACTGTCACCTTGATACACCAAGTCACGATCTCAGTCACTGTCACCTTGATACACCAAGTCACGATCTCAGTCACTGTCACCTTGATACACCAAGTCACGATCTCAGTCACTGTCACCTTGCTACACCAAGTCACGATCTCAGTCACTGTCACCTTGCTACACCAAGTCACAATCTCAGCCACTGTCACCTTGATACACCAAGTCACGATCACAGCCACTGTCACCTTGATACACCAAGTCACGATCTCAGCCACTGTCACCTTGATACACCAAGTCACGATCTCAGTCACTGTCACCTTGATACACCAAGTCACGATCTCAGTCACTGTCAACTTGATAAAATAGAGAGAAGATCTGCACCAAGTCACGATTTCAGTCACTGCCACATTGATAATACACGATCTCAGTCACTGTCACCTTGA